Proteins encoded in a region of the Quercus lobata isolate SW786 chromosome 8, ValleyOak3.0 Primary Assembly, whole genome shotgun sequence genome:
- the LOC115958116 gene encoding GDSL esterase/lipase At3g48460-like yields MENSKYLFLQIACFILLLSLSPSYAHNKSHESTPPPAGSQAKVDFKGCFNKVYAFGDSDTDTGNAHNLGDLKSFISTLFSHAWSPYCSSENSKLSGYRLSNGRLVIDFLCEALNIPHLSAYKGSSANFSGGANFAVAGSTALSSNLFSHFNFSNPLMWKPNPESILTQIDWFHNFVGDRECQGKDEAACKSELGNALFWIGQIGGNDYARLFASSIGLAIANKQFTEQAVNHICTLALGLLDKGAKFLVVQGLPPIGCLPLQLATSPSNDRDQNGCSASANLVIKGHNNLLQKRLVEIQTQYKDSMILYIDYYNAFKTILEKHTQYQFDEPFKACCGAGGGPFNYQPKLPCGAFGTSNCKNSSTHINFDGVHLTENMHLHLSDLFFNQGFCTPSFADLIKKKKGQY; encoded by the exons ATGGAAAACTCCAAGTACTTGTTTCTTCAAATTGCATGCTTCATCCTCTTGTTATCCTTGTCTCCTTCATATGCTCACAACAAGAGCCATGAAAGCACGCCACCTCCTGCTGGTTCCCAAGCAAAAGTTGATTTCAAAGGTTGCTTCAATAAGGTTTATGCTTTCGGCGATTCAGACACAGACACTGGAAATGCTCACAACTTGGGTGATCTCAAATCCTTCATTAGCACTTTATTCTCTCACGCTTGGTCCCCATATTGCTCATCAGAGAATTCAAAGTTATCTGGTTATCGACTATCTAATGGCCGCTTAGTCATTGATTTCCTATGTGAAGCTCTCAACATACCCCACTTGTCAGCCTATAAAGGCTCTTCCGCAAACTTCTCAGGTGGTGCAAACTTTGCAGTAGCCGGATCAACGGCTCTTTCAAGTAATCTCTTCAGtcatttcaatttcagtaaTCCCCTTATGTGGAAACCAAATCCAGAGAGTATCTTAACTCAAATTGATTGGTTCCATAACTTTGTTGGGGACAGAGAATGCCAGGGAAAAGATGAGGCTGCATGCAAATCAGAGCTTGGGAATGCTCTCTTTTGGATAGGTCAGATTGGTGGCAATGACTATGCTCGTCTTTTTGCCTCTTCCATTGGCCTTGCTATTGCCAATAAGCAATTCACTGAGCAAGCTGTTAATCACATCTGCACACTTGCATTG GGGCTATTGGACAAGGGTGCAAAGTTCCTTGTGGTTCAAGGGCTACCACCAATAGGGTGCCTTCCATTGCAATTAGCAACATCTCCCTCAAATGATCGTGATCAAAATGGGTGTTCAGCGAGTGCCAACTTGGTAATAAAGGGTCACAACAATCTTCTCCAGAAGAGGTTGGTTGAAATTCAAACCCAATACAAAGATTCTATGATCCTATATATTGATTACTACAATGCATTCAAAACAATACTGGAAAAGCACACACAGTACCAGTTTGACGAACCCTTCAAGGCATGTTGTGGAGCTGGGGGAGGACCATTCAACTATCAACCAAAACTCCCTTGTGGAGCTTTTGGCACCTCTAATTGCAAGAACTCCAGCACCCATATTAACTTTGACGGGGTCCACTTGACTGAAAATATGCATTTACACCTCTCTGATCTCTTCTTCAACCAAGGCTTTTGTACACCATCATTTGCAGATCtgattaagaagaagaaaggccAATATTAA